gcctacaacaaaagcctccaagaaaaacatgaactggtctcaggccatggaagagctcaaaaaggatttggaaaagcaagttagagaagtagaggaaaaattgggaagagaaacgagaaggatgagagaaaaccatgaaaaacaagtcaatgacttactaaaggagacccaaaaaatactgaaaaatacactgaagaaaacaacaccttaaaaatagactaactcaaatggcaaaagagctccaaaaaaccaatgaggagaagaatgccttgaaaggcagaattacccaaatggaaaaggaggtccaaaagaccactgaagaaaatgctaccttaaaaattagactggagcaagtggaagctagtgactttatgagaaatcaggatattgtaaaacagaaccacagaaatgaaaaagtggaagacaatgtgaaatatctcataggaaaaaccactgacctggaaaatagatccaggagagataatttaaaaattattggactacctgaaagccatgatcaaaaaaagagcctagctatcatctttcaagaaattatcaaggagaactgccctgatattctagagccacggggcaaaatagaaattgaaagaatccatcagtcaTCTCCTCAAATggatcctaaaaagaaatctcctaggaatattgtcaccaaactccagagctcccagatcaaggagaaaatattacaagtatccagaaagaaagaatttgaatattgtggaaacataatcagaataactcaagatctggcagcttctatattaagagatcgaagagcttggaatacaatattctggaggtcaatggagctaggattaaaaccaagaatcacctacccagccaaactgagtatcatgctccaaggcaaaatatggattttcaataaaatagaggactttcaaggtttctcagtgagaagaccagagctgaatagaaaatttgacttgcaaacacaagaatcaagagaagcatgaaaaggtaatcaggaaaaagaaggagaaaaagaaattgcaagggacttactaaagttgaactgttttgtttacattcctacatggaaagttgatgtgtatgattcatgagacctcagtattagggtagctgaagggaatatgcatatatatatatgtttatgtatatatatatgtataagtgaatgtgtatatatgtatatatgtatgtgtagatatatgtatgtgtatatatatgtatgtgtatatatgtatgtgtgtgtatatatataatatatatatatatatatatatatatatatatatatatatatatatatagagagagagagagagagagagagagagagagagagagagcaggcacaggatgagttgaagatgacaggaagatatctaaaaggaatataatcaaagtaagggatgagagaggaatatattgagagagggagatagggagagatagaatggggtaaattatcttgcataaaagtggcaagaaaaagcagttctgtaggaagagaagagaaggcaggtgaggagaaatgagtaaatcttgctcccattggatttgacctgaggagggaatactatacacactcagttgggtatcttaccccacaggaaagaaaaaggaagaagataaaaaagggggggatgatagaagggagggcagatgggggtggaggtaatcaaaaacaaacactttgaaaaggggacagggtcaagggagaaaactcaataaagggggataggttaggaaggagcaaaatatagttagtctttcacaacatgagtattgtggaagggttatacgtaatgatacacatgtggcctatgttgaattgcttgacttcctagggagggtggatgggaagggaagaggggagagaatttggaactcaaagtttaaaaaacagatcttcaaaaacaaaaaaaaaagtttttgcaggcaactagaaaataagatacacaggcaatggggcgtagaaatttatcttaccctacaagaaaggaagggaaaaggggatgggaggggagtggggtgacagaagggagggctgactggggaacagggcaaccagaatatacaccatcttggagtgggggggagggtagaaatggggagaaaatttgtaattcaaactcttgtgaaaatcaatgctgaaaactacatatatgaaataactaaaaaaatatcaaaaaaagaaattgcagagTAGCAGATATGATCTAGTAGGTAAAATTCCCAGTGTCTTATAGGAGGCAATATCCAAGAACAGAAGAAATGATAGAATCATCAGTCTTTTATGACTACATCCAAGTTTGTTAAACATCAGTTATAAACAATTAGAGATGTTAGTGTACTGGTAAATATAATTTCTCCACCTGCAGCAGTATGAGAGAAGAAGATACTTCTAACTGACATGGTAAACCTGTGGGAGAAGGTCTCTAGGTGAATCTCCTTTTATGTTTGCATGCCCAGTCTTGCTATCCATCATGCTCATGGGAAAATTAGAGACAATGGAGATAAGAGTTCTGGAATTTTTCTTGTCAGGAAAACCATATATTTACAGGGAGGTAAACTAGACTGTATCAGCATTTTAGTGTAAAGAACTTTGGGTTCTGAATAAAAAATTGTCCTaatgctaaatctattatttATTGCCTTTTTACCCTGGCAAATCACTCTTTATAACCCTTAATTTACtcaatatataaaatgaggatgtacTGTAATATTTCTAAAACTTCTATAAATCTTATAAATATCATGATATCACTGAGACTTAGGGGGATGTGGTTCATACCTGCGATAGAAgctaaatcttatttaaaaagataaatgttaaAAGAGGTGATAGCATAGCACTGCAGATCTAGAAGATGCAGTCTTGTGGTGAAATTCACAATTGGGAGCAATCTTCGGAGTATCTGGGTGGTGACTAATGGTAGAAGAGGTACAAAGAGTATCATGATGGGAGTATGCTACATATCATATAGATAGAAACAGGAATTTGATAATGTGTTTGAGAAATAGAGTGTAAACTTGGCACAGTGTCATGATATGCTACTGATGGGGAACTTTCTCAGGATAACTGTGGGGAATCTTTCTGTTAAAATCATAGCAGAAGAGAAATTCTTGTCTTACTGataactttttctttcttgatatTTCAATGTACTTAATATTCAGTATACCCATAGTCCCCTACCTTGCTacagaaaggagggaaatatttttaatcatcTGTTCTCTCGGGCAAAGACTGGTCATATTTTTATCTTAATGGAATTCATTTTCTTACAAAAACTTTTATGTCACCAACATCTTCGTCACTGATTGCATTATCATTATCATAACCGAAGAGTAGAGTGCCATAAGACTGTGGTACTCTCTAAGTAAGAATGATTCTGGCATTTTAATCAAAAGAGCAATCACATGTTGAATAGTGATGATATGCTTCAATACTTTGAAGGAGCTGGGATCTCTTTGATGTCAGCTATTTCTCCACTGATACCTCTTACCACTCCTCCACAGACAACTTCTTTCAAAGGTCAAGGGAACCTCTTCTATATCCCTGATTCTGACCAATAAGTAAGAAGAAATAGATTgttgaaataaaattaatgagGATCTTGGGAGGCAGTGACAAAACCTTACTAGCAATCAtgatagataaagaaatgaaagtgagacCATTTCTGTTTGCATCATAGATTTTGAGACAGTGAATGTCAAATATTTGAGAGTAATGAGAGGTAGCATCCCATGGCCCACAATTCTACTCCGAAAATTTGATCAAGGGAGATTAGATGCACTCTAAGACAAACACAGTTACgatgaagaagaaaggagagaggctgTTTAAAGGATAAACATGGTTGCAGAAGGTACTTATCTCCACGTTTAGCTTTTCCAAAGACATTgacaaaagagggaagaatatggtAACTAAAATGAGTATAAAAGGCAAGTGTCAAACAAGAATGATTTTAGTATCActaagctgaagctgaagctgaatgCCCAGAACAgtcataattttctctttttcgaAACTCCATTTGACACAAGAGAAAGctcaaagaaggaagaggaccACTTCTCAGCGTGAACAGAATTATGGTAAGAGAACGCAGAACTACAGCTAGGACCTAATAAGTGTGAATAAGAAATCCAGTGAAATGTCACATTACTTAAATTTGCATTGTGTATTTCTATTGGGCTGGAACAAATGGCCATTAAAAACATAATTATAGCTTTAAATGATATGAAAATGTTTATGTTGTGTCtaccaagaaaaatattattagaaCATGGAGATAAGGCACAGAAATGGTTAACAAAGAGAAGAAGCCCACGTAAGACAGTAATTAGAGAGTTTCTGAGTATCCCTAATAACCTAAGTCACCAGATTGGATTAAGAACATCTCAGGTTTCAAACAAatcaaaacccaaaacaaaacttaaTTATTGCCAAGCCATCTGTGGAAAATTATGGTGAGTGAGAGAAAGACTGCAGTACTAGAAATGGACAAACGACACAATATCTTTTTAAGGGAAGGTAATGAACTTTTCATACTATAAGCCACTGAGCTGGACTTCGATTATCAATACAATTCTATTAAACAGTACTAAGGTATACAGTTTCTATTAAACATATACTAAGGTGTACAGTCTCTCCCcctctgcttttttttgtttgggtcCAAACCCATGCTGGCATCCATGTAGGAAAATCCCAGTGAGCAATTCCCTCCATCAGTGAAGATTTGAACCCTTTAAAATTAAGTCTTAGAATGCTGCCTGGGGCTCTgagaatgacttgttcagggtcacatagctagtatgtgtcacaGGTGATGCTTCTTAACTTCAAGACAGGGTCTCTATTCACTAGGACATGAATATAAACTTGGCACACTGCCATGATATGCTACTGATGGGGGACTTCATCAGGATAACTATTGGAGATCTTTCCATTAAAATCACAGCAGATGAGAAattcttgccttactgataattGCTAAAAACAAgtaattaatacatatttgtaGTCATGAGTTGAAAGGATGAGTGACTGATTTGTGAGTATCCAGCAAGGGCAATTTGATCACTTAGAGCCTCCATGGTTTGTGATGACTTGGATGAAGCCATAGATAGCATGTTCATCAAATATGGAGATGAATCAGAGCCAGGAAGGATAGCTAATGCTATTGGATGGCTATAAAAAAACAGTGACCCAATCAGATCTGCAAAGATCTTTAAAGGGCAGAACAACAGGCAgaatataataagatgaaatttcataGGAGTTTTGCATGTTGTATCACTCCAATAGAAGGAAAGCTCCATCAGAGCAAggattattctttcttttgtctttgtgttagAAGAGTCTAGCAGTATACTAATTGGCCCTTGACAAGTGCTTATTAGATTGGATTGCATCAGATTGGAATATAAATAACTGTTAACTCCCATAGTTGAGATAAAAATGGCAGTAAGTATaagacatatgtatacatgcatacatacatgcgtacatacataaatacatataaacacaatGGGTCCTGTGGAAATCCTGTAGGGATTTTAGCAGACTGAAAGCTTAAAAGAAGTCAACAATGTGACTTGGCCTTGGTGTGACAGAAAAAAGTCCAAAGTAGTCTCGAAAAtgtattaataattaattgattattattattaataataataataactaaaattaataataattactgatgtttatacagcactttaaggtttgactGACACTTTATATGCATCATACtactgtgaggtaagtgctattattatcccccttttacagatcagCAAACAGAGGCTTGGAGAGGTTGACTCGCCCAGGATGTTATTGAAGCGTTTTTGACCAGGTATGGTTTAGACTGCATATCCTCTGTGTCCCACTTTGACCCTAAGATTCTGGGATTCTTTTTTCAGAAGATTTTCCTACAACCAGTTATTGAGGTTGCTATAATAGCAATATCTCTTGTCTCCTTGGGATCTCCCCACCCAATAACTTTCTGTCACCTCTCTCTCATCACATCCATACctgatttcctcttcttccatgcTATGAAGGCTCCAGCGCAGCTCAGCAGTAAGATGACAGTCAATACAATGCCCAGAGCCAGGGCCCAAGGCTTCTCCATTGTGGGCTTTTCAGGGACTATAGGGAGAAACGGCAGAATGTAAGCATGTGTACATTCAGTggaagatgggggaaggaaatggaagtagCCTCTGTCCCCTGGAATCCTGAGGATGCAATGAGAGTGCCTGGCTAAAGCACTGACCTGGATAAACAGCAGGGATCTTCAGCTCACTGTGTTCCACCACACAGGTATAACCCATCCCTGGGTCCTCTGGTGGGAGCTCTAAGGTAACTTGAAGGTAGAAGGTGTTATCCGTATTGGGCAGGATGCCACTGGAAGTCTCCTTTCCCCATACACCGAGCTTCCCATTCTTCTCCCAACGCAGTAGGATGGAATGAGGGTAGAAGCCTGTGGTTGTGCAGGAGAGAATGGTGCTGCCTTCTGGGTTGACATGGCGGGACACAGTCACCTCAGGGGGTACTGAGAGCAGAGACCAAGAAAGAAGGCCTCATGTCACTATCTCAATGAATGTTTGGTGCTTCCCTTGTCTCTACCTTCATTCATATTCCCAGGCTCCTTAATGCAGAATCCCTTATCCTGTTGGACCAATGTATCCATCAGGTCCTTGAGAGTGACACGATAGCTTATACCTCTTTGTATCACCTTGGATGCCTAAAAGAGTGCTGGGTAAACACTGGTTACATAATCAGCATTGGATGGTGTTGATGACTACATCAGCAGCATCTTTCTAAACCATCTTCCAATAGTTTGGTCTGTTATGATGGATTCTGAACAGAATCTTCTTCAACAGGTCAATCTTTCATAGGATCCATGACTTTATCAGTGGAGGTCCTTATACTAATGATGACTGCACACCCACTATGCTTGTTACACTACCCTTCATGTGTTTCTTTCACTGCCGCCCCGAAccctaacaaaataaaaattaaagattaCCTGTTGACCAAATTCCTGATGATGATGTTCTAAATCTGGCTAGATGGTCACTAAACAGCAGATAGAAAATCCATCATTCTTGGGCCTATACATAAAATTTTTCCTCTTTGGTAGGACACAGAAGAGCATGTATTCAGCTGTCATAGCCCTTGAGCTCCTTAGGGTCACTCTCATGCCTTgatggggcaggaggaggaggttaacttaagcaaaagaaatgaaaagaagaaggaaagaaaaaagaagtaaggaaagagaaagaaagataggaggaaagggaagaaggaaggaagaaaaagagaggagaaagaaagaaacaagaaaaggtagaaagggaaaaagaaaggaaagaggacaaaaagagaagaaaggaaaggaagacaagtaggaaaaaaagaaaaatggaaaatgataaaaagaaagaaaatataaaataaagaagaagaaagaagaaaaaaggaaagaaaccctCAACCTTACTTccactttttctcattttcccattgTAAGTTGGAGTTATGTTCAGAAGCCAGGGATCCTCCCTATTTTTCTAGGGCTCCAGTTACTTCACAGGATGATGGAGCTGACCTGGACCACCTGGGAGGAGATGGGAAGAAGCGAATACTCACCGTTATCCTTTAAGTTTTTGTACCCAACGATTTTCCTCATCAGGCCAACACAATATTCATTCATGTAGCGTTTCCTTAAGTCGGTCCAGAAGGGACTCTCCAGAATATGCTGgtatttcttgacttcaggctttAAATTCTCCCACTGCCCATCTTCTTCATCTATTCTGTAATATTCCTCTCCATCCCAAATTAAATGGATGTGGCTCTTTATCTTTATGTCATTGTCTATTTCGCAGTCTGCAAGGAGTTGACCTGTGTGGTTTCCTGTGGAAGGACATTGGGGTGGGCTCCTCTGGGACTAGTGAAGAGAGGGAGATTAGTAACTAGGATCAACTGCAGCCCATCACTAACCAGAGGGTCTAAACAAGGGCATAGAGCCTCCATCCTCCGAATTCAGGTTTTTTGATTAAGAAAGTTGGGAAAGTAGTGAAAGTTCTGGGCCTGAACAAAGAAGGGTTTTAGAAGgattatatatagaaatatatggtGACCCAGGATGTAGAAACAAATGGATGAAGCCTAAGGCTCAGGGATGGATTCTTTAAAGCCCTTTCTTCAGGTTAGAAAATAACAATGGCGTGGGACCATGGACATTCATTTCAGTGGTATGATCTACTAGGGATGGATCTATTTaacttagaagagaaatagaCAAGGTATTATGAAAAGAGGGATGGAGAATCTGACTTACTACTGTTGTGGTCAGTGCCATTCTTTGCTAGGTATTGGATGACCCAGCGGAAATGTTGCTCATGATCCACCAATAAATGACGCCTCTGGGTAATGTAATCAACTCCAAGTGCTTCAGAGATCCAGGGTATCTTGATATTAATTTTCCGTTGTGCATAATTATAGGATCCCAATTCAACATCATCCATGAAGCTAATTCCATTTATCTCCAAGAGAGAATGGATCGTGCCCACTGCAGTGAACTGACCCACATGTCTGTGGTGTACTGAATTAtaggaaagatggggagagaaCATGGTATTTCAGGTTTGGGGTTACCAGAGGAGCAGTGTTTCATCTCATCCATTCCTTTGCCCTTCCTCCACTGTGCCACTCCCCATGCCATCAGTAAAGGTAACTATACAAATGACTCCAAAATCTAAATATCCGACACATagtgtctctttttctctgtctctgtctctgtctctctgtttctctctcagcatcaccagctaggtggggcagtggattgagtgctgagCTTGTAtccaagaagagctgagttcaaatccagattcagccacttatactgtgtgaccctggggaagtcacttaagctgtttctgtttccttgtccataaaattagcataataatgacacctacctctcagggttcttgtgatggtcaaatgaaaaatttgtaaagcacttaccacactgcctggcacatagtaggtgcttagtaaatgcttatttaaaaaaaaaattttttttcaaacatctCCACTTAGATATCCTCAACATGTCAAaaccagaactcattatctttcccccaaacctattcctcttcctaactttctatTTCTGCCAAGAACACCACTAATCCTCATCACCCAAGTTTGTAATCTCAGATTCATTCTTCAgtcatctctccccttctttccccaatATCTGACCAATGGCCAAGTCCTGCCGATTTCACTTCCACAACTTCTTTcaaatccatttctttctctccatttacacATCCCCCACCCTACTTCTAACTCTCATCCCCTCTCACCTGGACTTTTGCAATgtcctcctaattggtttcccttcttcagttctctcacctctccaatctatcctctccAGTCTTCCCATTTTCTATTGCTAAAGCTCATCACTCCCTTTCTTTAAACAGCTTCAGTGACCCCTTATTGTCTCTGGAATATAATACAGTCTTTTCCAGTTAATGGCATTGAACACTACTCATAGCCTGGTCCAGCTTACCTTTGGAGCTTTATCTCCTTGTCCTCTCCTTCATGCATTCAACATTTCTGCCAAACTTGTCCACTTGTCATTCTTCACACCCAATATCAACTGTCTGCCCAGCCTGGAATACAATCCCTCATCACCTCCAGCTTTGAGATTCTCCAACTTTCTTTAAACTACAGCTCCAGGTGCACCTCCTACAAGGTTCCCCCTAATTCCTACAGCTGCTAGTGTCCTGCCCCAATCAGAAATTAAATTGTATTTACTTAAACATGCAATGATTATGTACATCCAGTCACATGCAAGTCCTTTGGGAAAGGGGGTGCTTAGTATAataactagcacatagtagggaatTCATGTGAAATGGTGGAAAAGCAttgactttggaatcagaagaactaTGTTTGAATCTCATTTCTAATtctaattgtgtgactttggtaAAGTGACATAacttctccgggcctcagtttccaaatttgtAAAAGGATAAGGTTGGGCTATATGCCCTTTCagatcctttcttcttccttcacccAGGCCTGATCCTAATTTGGGCCCTCTTACCTCTCACCTATAATAGCCTCCTCACTcgtctctctgcctcaagcctcttccctcttccatccATCTTCCCCTCAGCTGCCaacatgatttttctaaagcataactCTCACTGTATCACTctcctagtcaataaactccaatgtccTTCTCTTACCTCCAGAATAAAGTTCTTAGCTTGGCCTTTAAAATCTTTCAGAGCATGAATACTTCCAGCCATTCTAGTTGAGCATCTtgcactttactcccctccactcGCTCAACTCATCTCCAGCAGCTGGCTTGCTGTTCCCCGTACATGACATGTTACACTGCCTCCTCTTGCCTTTGTCTTGActgttccctgtgcctggaatgtttcCCATTCTTACCTCAACCTCCatgcttccctggattccttcaagtttcagatAAAATGCTACATTTGCTGGAAGCCTTTGCTGGTACCCACAATGGCCAGAGCTTTCCTCTCCAAAGTAACCTTTTGCCTACTCTGCATATGTATCTTGTAGGCatctttttgtttatatgttgtctgccccattagagcgtgaactccttgaaggcaggtatcCCTAGTGATCAGAATGTTAGCTGGAGTATACAaattgctcaataaatacttgttgactgactgtctgGCTTTCCTGAGACCCCTTGAGTAGAGTTACTGAGTTTCCCCATAAGAC
This region of Trichosurus vulpecula isolate mTriVul1 chromosome 3, mTriVul1.pri, whole genome shotgun sequence genomic DNA includes:
- the LOC118844803 gene encoding zinc-alpha-2-glycoprotein-like codes for the protein MECQRRWRWFSSAWILILGVFALKEIQAVHHRHVGQFTAVGTIHSLLEINGISFMDDVELGSYNYAQRKINIKIPWISEALGVDYITQRRHLLVDHEQHFRWVIQYLAKNGTDHNRNHTGQLLADCEIDNDIKIKSHIHLIWDGEEYYRIDEEDGQWENLKPEVKKYQHILESPFWTDLRKRYMNEYCVGLMRKIVGYKNLKDNVPPEVTVSRHVNPEGSTILSCTTTGFYPHSILLRWEKNGKLGVWGKETSSGILPNTDNTFYLQVTLELPPEDPGMGYTCVVEHSELKIPAVYPVPEKPTMEKPWALALGIVLTVILLLSCAGAFIAWKKRKSGSSSQLERSFPSLASPTTPPH